A region from the Chloroflexota bacterium genome encodes:
- a CDS encoding glycosyltransferase has translation MSIIIVAARQTAYLDEALSAIARLKRPPRETIVVLDEEPPGDLGSVRCIVSGPTGPAQKRDMAAAAADGAWVTFLDDDAYPAPGWLEASAPHFENPAVSAVGGPGVTPPNDGFRAQVSGWTYASWIVSGPTRFRYVPGRRRAVDDYPSMNLMVRRSAFEAVGGFDSAFYPGEDTKLCLEIVRRGGGIVYEPGALVYHHRRPVMRGHLRQIAHYGRHRGYFARVFPETSRRLQYFIPSLWLLWLVIAALASVWVEPIRWVLLGSLALYGLAVGGSAIHAMHGSGSVGIGAAVIPTIVASHLCYGWHFLGGLVRPRPPSS, from the coding sequence GTGTCGATCATCATCGTCGCGGCGCGCCAGACGGCTTACCTCGACGAGGCGCTGTCGGCAATCGCGCGCCTGAAACGTCCGCCTCGGGAGACGATCGTCGTCCTCGACGAGGAGCCGCCGGGTGATCTGGGGTCAGTCCGGTGCATCGTTAGTGGTCCGACGGGTCCGGCGCAAAAGCGAGACATGGCTGCGGCGGCCGCCGACGGCGCGTGGGTGACGTTTCTCGATGACGACGCGTATCCCGCCCCCGGCTGGCTCGAAGCATCGGCGCCCCACTTCGAGAATCCAGCCGTGTCGGCGGTCGGCGGTCCGGGCGTCACCCCGCCAAACGACGGATTCCGCGCGCAGGTCTCCGGGTGGACCTACGCCTCATGGATCGTGTCCGGTCCCACGCGTTTCCGCTATGTGCCGGGTCGGCGCCGCGCCGTGGACGACTATCCGTCGATGAATCTCATGGTCCGCCGCTCGGCGTTCGAGGCCGTTGGCGGGTTCGACAGCGCCTTTTATCCCGGGGAGGACACCAAGTTGTGCCTGGAGATCGTTCGCCGCGGCGGCGGCATCGTGTATGAGCCCGGCGCGCTCGTCTATCACCATCGACGGCCGGTGATGCGAGGGCACCTGCGGCAGATCGCGCACTACGGGCGGCATCGCGGCTATTTCGCCCGCGTGTTTCCGGAAACCTCGCGCCGGCTTCAATACTTCATTCCCAGCCTGTGGCTGCTGTGGCTGGTCATCGCCGCGCTGGCGTCAGTTTGGGTTGAGCCGATTCGGTGGGTGTTGCTTGGCAGCCTGGCGCTCTATGGCCTTGCGGTAGGTGGAAGCGCGATTCACGCGATGCACGGATCGGGCAGCGTGGGGATCGGAGCGGCGGTGATCCCCACGATCGTCGCCAGCCACCTGTGCTACGGCTGGCACTTCTTGGGCGGTTTGGTGCGGCCGCGTCCTCCGTCGTCCTAG
- a CDS encoding B12-binding domain-containing radical SAM protein gives MRVAISFPPFESAKGIPLLSQNRQYQVFSTGRSEGSGLVGALNRFVGDNATVIFPVLPALAATLLQRHGHEAVWLDGIAEGWDWEAYCREIELARPDLMMIETKTPSAPPLYQAIGDLKSRFPSMTIALVGDHVTAFPEEPFLFCPVDYVIRGGQFDFAILNLADFLEGRDDLGGGVFWRHDETEIVNSGEEPDPPVREAVRPHIDRRLAKWELYAYRNGNFLKKGTYGWATGASSADCWWRRRVPGGPRRGGGGCTFCSWTSMLPTWSVRPVDDYLDELEQLVDLGVEEVFDDTGTFPAGRWLTDFCTGFRERGLHQVLMMGCNMRADALSQAEYDMLGASNFRFILYGIESANQRSLDLLNKGTTVRQQWESVKWASEAGLEPHVTCMVGYPWETFDEAKRTIDFTRETFDRGWINTLQGTIVIPYPGTQLYAQAREHDWLRFDGPEHWERYDMREPVLRSPIPTAEIMGLVQSLYTSFLTPRYVTRKLLHAGKSRDHFLYYVVRGSRYIVGHMLDFRKGQLDAGETGAAPVDTGVAELPARLFTAGGSTAPIDASLLEPSAPEAAPAIAGG, from the coding sequence GTGAGAGTTGCCATCAGCTTTCCGCCGTTCGAGAGCGCCAAGGGCATCCCGCTTCTCAGTCAAAACCGGCAATATCAGGTCTTTTCGACGGGCCGCAGCGAGGGCAGCGGGCTCGTGGGCGCGCTGAACCGGTTCGTCGGCGACAACGCGACGGTCATCTTTCCCGTGCTGCCGGCGCTGGCGGCCACGCTGCTGCAACGGCATGGCCACGAGGCCGTCTGGCTGGACGGGATTGCCGAAGGCTGGGACTGGGAAGCCTACTGCCGAGAGATCGAGCTGGCGCGTCCCGACCTGATGATGATCGAAACCAAGACGCCCAGCGCGCCACCGCTCTACCAAGCGATCGGCGACCTCAAGTCGCGATTTCCGTCCATGACCATCGCGCTGGTGGGCGACCATGTCACCGCGTTTCCCGAAGAGCCGTTTCTCTTTTGCCCGGTCGACTATGTGATCCGGGGCGGCCAGTTCGATTTCGCCATCTTGAATCTTGCCGATTTCCTGGAAGGTCGAGACGACCTTGGAGGCGGCGTGTTCTGGCGCCATGACGAGACCGAGATCGTCAACTCCGGCGAAGAGCCCGACCCGCCGGTCCGGGAAGCGGTCCGGCCGCACATCGACCGCCGGCTGGCCAAGTGGGAGCTCTATGCCTATCGCAACGGCAACTTTCTGAAGAAGGGCACCTATGGCTGGGCCACCGGGGCGAGCAGTGCCGACTGCTGGTGGCGGCGGCGGGTGCCCGGCGGCCCGCGGCGCGGTGGCGGGGGGTGCACCTTCTGCTCCTGGACCAGCATGCTTCCGACGTGGTCGGTCAGGCCCGTTGACGACTATCTGGACGAGCTGGAGCAACTCGTCGATCTCGGCGTCGAGGAAGTGTTCGACGACACGGGCACCTTCCCCGCGGGACGCTGGCTGACGGACTTTTGCACCGGGTTCCGCGAGCGTGGTCTGCATCAGGTCCTGATGATGGGCTGCAACATGCGGGCCGATGCCCTGTCCCAGGCCGAATACGACATGCTGGGAGCCAGCAATTTTCGCTTCATCCTCTACGGCATCGAGTCGGCCAATCAACGCTCTCTCGATCTGCTCAACAAGGGCACGACGGTTCGCCAGCAATGGGAATCGGTGAAGTGGGCCAGCGAAGCCGGGCTGGAACCCCACGTGACCTGCATGGTCGGCTACCCGTGGGAGACGTTCGACGAGGCGAAGCGGACCATCGACTTCACGCGCGAGACCTTCGACCGCGGCTGGATCAATACCCTGCAAGGCACCATCGTCATTCCCTACCCGGGCACCCAGCTCTACGCCCAGGCGCGCGAGCACGACTGGCTCCGCTTCGACGGCCCGGAGCACTGGGAACGCTACGACATGCGCGAACCTGTGCTGCGCTCGCCAATTCCGACGGCGGAAATCATGGGCCTGGTGCAGTCGCTCTACACCAGCTTCCTCACCCCGCGCTACGTGACCCGCAAGCTGCTGCATGCGGGCAAGAGCCGCGACCACTTCCTCTACTACGTGGTGCGCGGGTCGCGCTACATCGTGGGCCACATGCTCGACTTTCGGAAGGGCCAACTTGACGCGGGCGAAACCGGTGCCGCACCGGTCGACACCGGCGTCGCCGAGCTTCCCGCCAGGCTATTCACCGCCGGCGGGTCAACCGCGCCGATCGACGCAAGCCTGCTCGAGCCTTCGGCGCCCGAAGCCGCGCCGGCGATCGCCGGAGGCTAG